Proteins from one Spirochaetota bacterium genomic window:
- a CDS encoding methylenetetrahydrofolate reductase codes for MGHRFREALNSGKFVITSEIGPPKGTNLDKMYHHIDLLKDRVNAMNVTDHQSSVMRFPSIGGALAVQERGGEAVLQMTCRDRNRLALQAELLFAYSRGIKNVLCLTGDAITVGDHKMAKGVFDLDSSQLLRTVRLLESGKDLGGNELDGSVEFCAGAIVTPEADPLGPQLVKFEKKIDSGAEFFQTQAIYDMDNFQRFMDYAGGFNVKMIAGIVLLVSARMAQFMNKNVPGIFVPQNLIDELASAPKGTALKKGIEIAGRMIKKLKEERICDGVHIMAIGKEEVVPDILEEAGIDGRPNG; via the coding sequence ATGGGACACAGATTTAGGGAAGCACTTAATTCGGGGAAATTTGTTATAACTAGCGAAATAGGACCACCTAAGGGTACAAATCTTGATAAGATGTATCACCATATCGATCTTTTAAAAGATAGGGTAAACGCTATGAATGTCACTGATCATCAAAGTTCTGTAATGCGTTTTCCTTCAATTGGAGGTGCGCTGGCAGTTCAAGAGCGGGGAGGAGAGGCTGTTTTGCAGATGACCTGCAGGGATAGAAATAGATTGGCCCTACAGGCAGAGCTTCTATTTGCATATTCACGGGGAATAAAAAATGTCCTCTGTCTAACTGGTGATGCCATTACTGTTGGTGATCATAAGATGGCAAAGGGCGTTTTTGATCTGGATTCCAGCCAACTTTTGCGTACAGTACGTCTTCTTGAATCAGGTAAGGATTTGGGGGGGAATGAGCTTGACGGCTCAGTTGAGTTCTGCGCTGGGGCTATTGTAACCCCAGAGGCTGATCCGCTTGGACCTCAGCTTGTCAAGTTTGAGAAAAAGATTGATTCAGGGGCTGAGTTTTTTCAGACCCAGGCTATATATGATATGGATAATTTCCAGCGCTTCATGGACTATGCAGGAGGGTTTAATGTTAAGATGATTGCAGGCATTGTGCTGTTGGTGTCAGCACGCATGGCACAATTTATGAATAAAAATGTTCCTGGAATATTCGTGCCACAAAACCTGATTGATGAACTCGCAAGCGCTCCCAAAGGGACTGCCCTTAAAAAGGGCATTGAGATTGCCGGGCGTATGATTAAAAAGCTTAAGGAGGAAAGAATTTGCGATGGGGTTCATATTATGGCAATCGGCAAAGAGGAAGTAGTACCTGATATACTGGAGGAGGCTGGTATCGATGGAAGGCCCAATGGATGA